CTGATGAAGTTCCTTGGGGGGCATTTGGTGTGCAAAGGTGCCTAAACAGGTGTCTTTTTTCTTATGGACGGCAGCTAATAATGGGATACTCACCATTGACAATCTTGTCAAGAGAGGTTGGTTTTTGGCTCATAGGTGCTGTTTATGCTGTTGTGATGGAGAATCAGTAgatcaccttcttcttcattgtaaGTTTTCTCACGCCTTATGGTGCGAGGCTTTTGCAGTGTTTGGGATCCAATGGGTAATGCTAAGTTCAGtcaactcttttttctttatgtggAAAAATTGGTTTGGAAAGCATCGTTCAACCATTTGGAATATGGTCCCGGCGTGTTTAATGTGGTTAGTTTGGCAGGAACGCAATACCCGCACTTTTGAAGACAGGGAGAGAATATTAGATCATCTAAAATCTTGCCTCTTTGGTACTCTGTTTCTTTGGGCTTGTATTTGGGGGTATACGAATTgtatttctttatttgattttttagtcTCTATTTCCTTTAGTTCTTGATTATATTGTATGTTTCTTGTACAGTGTGTTCACCATCGTGAAcatgatattcaatttttcaataaaagtctttttacctatcaaaaaaaaaaaaaaaaaaaaaaaattctaaaagaatcCGTTAACTGAGCAAGGTGGTTCCATGTATGTGTTTCATGGTTATTGGCTAAATGGTGGCTATAATCctcaaaattattgaatacaaATGTGCCACGAATCCtcagaattaaaagaaaacatgTACAAATGCAAATCACCTTAACCTTATCCTCCAAATAGTCTTACAGAATTTAACAAAACATGATTGCGGGGTCATGGAATAGCCTAGGCTTTAAAAGAATTGCATGCTGGAAATGACTCTCAAAGTCCGTATTACCGTTATGGCCGGACCACCTACTTTAATGTGGTGAATTGAATACAGGTCAGCCTCAAGAAATaatcctttttgttttgtttatctatgaaaccaaaaagaaattaaataatactGTTTTCTTGTTAGGTACATGAAAAAAGCCAAGAACATCAAAGGTCAATGTCATTTCAACTTGTAAGCTACACCATCGACTATGATATGGGGACTCTGATTATAAGCATACATATGCAATGGCCTGCCGTACTTAGAAGTGGTTTTAGTTTGTAGGGCAGTGTGGGGCTAAAAAGCCCTTCTCACCTAAGTCCCATGATAAGGACGTTTTCCGACAGTATAATTGTCCTCGATGCAAATGAGTGAGAATATTACAGCTAGAACAACAAACTAGTCCTCACAGGACCCCCCAACTTCCAACTAACATCAAGGTTCAAGTGGGCTAAATTGCCCATTTCAATTAAATGATGTTAATCAATTCAGACAACACAAGAAAGGGACCAAATTGCAGCCAAAGAAAACAACCCATGAGATGAAATACCTTTCTTGACATATGATACACAACTACTACGGTAAAAGAATTACCAACTTTATACCTTACTTTCTACCTTTATAGCGTGGAACATAATTTTCCCACACATTACGAATCCTCCTGTATCCCAAAGTCTCTCATGCTATCTACATTTTTTCACATGAATCCATTCATGGAGAGGAAAAAGACTAGAGGCAGCACCAATGAATTGGCGGTAGTAAAGGCAGCTGCATGGGCGTGGTACCAACATGGATCAGGATCAGAGGGGAAGCAAATGCGCGAATTTGTTATTACAAAGGGTTGTCAAGCTCCCGGGCCTTCACGATACAGGCTAGAGGCCATGAGAACAGCCGAAGAAGCCATGGAGGGATCAAGATCAAGTAGTGCACATAGTTCAATCCATACCAGTAATTCTCTTCTTGATGCCTTTGAAATTGAAAGCATTTCTAGACAATTGGATTGTCTTGTAGGATCTAGTGGGAACAATTTTTATACAAGGTTCCTAGCTGGAGATAATGTTCATCAAGAAAACGTGAAACTATTAGATAAGGTCGACACTGGtggaatgaagaaaaagaagaagaaagtgaaaggGTTTTGGCCAAGGCATGCAATTGCTTGT
This DNA window, taken from Quercus robur chromosome 2, dhQueRobu3.1, whole genome shotgun sequence, encodes the following:
- the LOC126714097 gene encoding uncharacterized protein LOC126714097; this translates as MLSTFFHMNPFMERKKTRGSTNELAVVKAAAWAWYQHGSGSEGKQMREFVITKGCQAPGPSRYRLEAMRTAEEAMEGSRSSSAHSSIHTSNSLLDAFEIESISRQLDCLVGSSGNNFYTRFLAGDNVHQENVKLLDKVDTGGMKKKKKKVKGFWPRHAIACGTREDVVDARVFRDRRRPEKRVPVVSLTACRPRASLS